The following are encoded in a window of Arthrobacter sp. SLBN-100 genomic DNA:
- a CDS encoding glycoside hydrolase family 32 protein translates to MTYTIPATDPATHDLALDPGYMDEPFRPQYHYTAEKNMINDPNGLLWYDGEYHLFHQYNLHDAIHWGHAVSTDLVHWTHLPPAIFPDRIGQIYSGTAVVDTANTSGFQQGEEAVMVAAFTYAEHQGPQSQGIAYSNDRGRTWTMYEGNPVIPNPGKPDFRDPKILWHEPTDRWIMVLTAGTHLDFYTSPDLKTWTFSSEWGRLDGSHGGEWECPDLFELQVEGTDETRWVLSVSIGRGAPAGGSGMQYFVGHFDGVTFRNSNTPDLALWQNYGQDYYAGITWANVPPSDGRRLMIAWADNWMYRFDVPTTPFNGQLSLVHELTLKTFPEGIRLVHSPVAEQDLLRDPGFTWENIGVPEGRSALPGPQGECLEIIAEFDLAATSAHLFGIDVRTGSSQLTRIGFDANTREVFVDRHLSGTKPSMYWIGRNSVPFQPAADTLTLRIFVDRSSVEVFVDGREVISLLILPDAGSTGTGSYSEGGTALLKSLQVHPVRRIWPERSPAQTPTAAWSTFSGEWAETCAGRQGSSRSTGMCLRMDGRSAAIETKVTIIGARDGNPQSILGQHAAGLIVRADEQAGTGYAAVINVRDSILELLKINSSASTEILASARINATTNEPVHLQLTTTGTKIVAATNNTVITAQDTSFASGRSGLYVQDAEALYTAVKTS, encoded by the coding sequence ATGACTTACACCATCCCGGCCACTGACCCGGCGACGCACGACCTGGCGCTGGATCCCGGTTACATGGACGAGCCGTTCCGGCCCCAGTACCACTACACGGCCGAGAAAAACATGATCAACGACCCGAACGGGCTGCTCTGGTACGACGGCGAGTACCACCTTTTTCACCAGTACAACCTGCACGACGCCATCCACTGGGGACACGCCGTCAGCACCGACCTGGTCCATTGGACGCACCTTCCGCCGGCCATCTTCCCGGACAGGATTGGCCAGATCTACTCAGGCACCGCCGTGGTTGATACAGCCAACACCAGCGGCTTCCAGCAGGGTGAGGAAGCGGTAATGGTGGCAGCCTTCACCTATGCCGAACACCAGGGTCCCCAGTCCCAGGGCATCGCCTACAGCAACGACCGCGGCCGCACGTGGACCATGTACGAAGGCAACCCGGTAATCCCCAACCCCGGCAAACCGGACTTCCGTGACCCGAAAATCCTGTGGCATGAACCCACCGACCGCTGGATCATGGTCCTCACTGCGGGCACCCACTTGGACTTCTACACCTCCCCGGACCTGAAGACCTGGACATTCAGCAGCGAATGGGGCCGTCTGGACGGATCACATGGCGGGGAATGGGAATGCCCGGACCTCTTCGAACTGCAAGTGGAGGGCACCGATGAGACACGGTGGGTGCTCTCGGTCAGCATCGGCCGCGGCGCCCCGGCTGGCGGCTCCGGCATGCAATATTTCGTGGGCCACTTTGACGGCGTGACGTTCCGCAACAGCAACACCCCGGACCTGGCACTCTGGCAAAACTATGGGCAGGACTACTACGCCGGCATCACCTGGGCCAATGTCCCTCCCTCCGACGGGCGCCGACTCATGATCGCGTGGGCTGACAACTGGATGTACCGCTTCGACGTGCCCACCACCCCCTTTAACGGCCAACTCTCGCTGGTACACGAACTGACGCTGAAGACCTTTCCGGAAGGAATCCGGCTGGTCCACAGCCCGGTGGCCGAACAGGACCTTCTGCGGGATCCCGGGTTCACGTGGGAGAACATTGGCGTTCCCGAAGGCAGGTCGGCGCTGCCCGGGCCGCAAGGGGAATGCCTGGAAATCATCGCCGAATTCGATCTGGCCGCCACCAGCGCACATCTCTTCGGCATCGACGTCCGTACGGGCTCGAGCCAGCTGACACGGATAGGTTTCGACGCCAACACCCGGGAGGTATTTGTTGACCGGCACCTTTCGGGGACCAAACCCAGTATGTACTGGATCGGTCGCAACAGCGTCCCTTTCCAGCCGGCAGCCGACACTCTGACGCTGCGAATCTTCGTGGACCGCTCCTCCGTGGAGGTCTTCGTAGACGGGCGCGAAGTAATCAGCCTGCTCATCCTTCCGGACGCCGGCAGCACCGGGACGGGCAGTTACTCCGAGGGCGGTACGGCCCTCCTGAAATCCCTGCAGGTCCATCCAGTCAGGCGGATCTGGCCCGAACGAAGCCCGGCCCAAACCCCAACAGCAGCCTGGTCAACCTTCTCCGGAGAATGGGCCGAAACCTGTGCCGGACGCCAGGGTTCGTCGCGAAGCACCGGCATGTGTCTCCGGATGGACGGGCGCAGCGCAGCCATCGAGACCAAAGTGACCATCATCGGGGCCAGGGACGGAAACCCGCAGTCCATCCTGGGGCAGCACGCCGCGGGCCTGATCGTTCGCGCGGACGAACAGGCCGGCACGGGCTACGCGGCAGTGATCAATGTGCGCGACAGCATACTGGAACTCCTCAAGATCAACTCCTCCGCCAGCACAGAGATCCTCGCCTCCGCCCGTATCAACGCAACCACCAATGAACCCGTGCATCTCCAGCTCACAACAACCGGCACAAAGATCGTTGCCGCCACCAACAACACCGTCATCACGGCCCAGGACACCAGCTTCGCCAGCGGCCGCAGTGGGCTCTATGTCCAAGACGCGGAAGCTCTTTACACTGCAGTGAAAACGTCATAA